One Nitrospirota bacterium DNA segment encodes these proteins:
- a CDS encoding helix-turn-helix domain-containing protein, with product MSATDDLLTPQELAVRLRLSLRSVRRLVAAGAIPFRLVGTVKRFVWAEVVSALPKGPVMVSRPSAAPKSIDMVGYLKEKARNWPFTRKAVQS from the coding sequence ATGTCTGCCACCGACGATCTCCTTACCCCCCAAGAACTCGCGGTTCGGCTCCGGCTCTCGCTGCGCTCGGTGCGGCGATTGGTGGCGGCGGGGGCCATTCCGTTTCGCCTGGTGGGCACCGTGAAGCGGTTTGTGTGGGCCGAGGTCGTATCGGCCTTGCCGAAGGGGCCGGTGATGGTGTCGAGACCAAGTGCGGCGCCGAAGTCGATCGACATGGTCGGCTATCTGAAAGAGAAGGCGCGGAATTGGCCTTTCACGAGAAAGGCGGTTCAATCGTGA
- a CDS encoding CopG family transcriptional regulator has protein sequence MGRPKLTERITLRLPEELLADLTTAATRRGVSVNEVALCCFENDLSRIGTYRLDYYGQLRALLAGGLGDDVGHSALMGAIGRQSEKVSDK, from the coding sequence ATGGGACGACCGAAACTCACTGAACGCATCACGCTTCGCCTTCCCGAGGAACTGTTGGCTGATCTGACGACGGCGGCGACGCGCCGGGGAGTCAGCGTCAACGAAGTCGCGCTCTGCTGTTTTGAAAACGATCTCTCTCGCATTGGCACCTATCGCCTCGATTACTACGGCCAGCTTAGAGCGTTGTTGGCCGGCGGACTAGGCGACGATGTCGGCCATTCGGCGCTCATGGGCGCGATTGGCAGACAATCAGAAAAGGTGTCTGACAAATGA
- a CDS encoding cytochrome c → MAPIARPVHSIDRTIMAFFLVIILSLLAPGCVAQNAADIRAKKFAQRSATPTPIAINTRTCASDSLELARMGKFLYQGKAVCSGCHGREGKGDGDPASLQLMNPKPTDLSNDAMLKHRTDEARYSAIRHGIPGTAMPPFRGHLTDQETRLIIEYLEVLRTGQC, encoded by the coding sequence ATGGCACCTATTGCGAGACCTGTCCACTCAATCGATAGGACGATCATGGCCTTCTTCCTCGTCATCATACTGAGTCTGCTTGCACCGGGATGCGTGGCGCAGAACGCCGCCGATATTCGCGCGAAGAAATTCGCTCAACGCAGCGCCACACCTACACCGATCGCGATCAATACACGTACGTGCGCGAGCGATTCCTTGGAGCTGGCTCGTATGGGTAAATTTCTGTATCAAGGGAAAGCGGTCTGCTCGGGATGTCATGGCAGGGAAGGCAAGGGAGACGGAGACCCGGCTTCCCTGCAGCTGATGAACCCAAAACCAACAGACCTCAGCAATGACGCCATGCTAAAGCACCGAACCGACGAAGCACGATATTCGGCCATTCGTCATGGCATCCCAGGAACCGCCATGCCCCCATTCCGTGGGCATCTGACCGATCAGGAAACTCGCCTGATCATCGAATACCTGGAAGTCCTTCGAACTGGACAGTGCTGA
- a CDS encoding tyrosine-type recombinase/integrase yields MALPRNPDRGLYARVNVHGEERWYVRIAVNGRMRTFAPHGGFPAEKEAREFLDNTRADIRRGKFFPDSFTRQVLPLKALLEQQEKRRRNTPNSKNDAQYQTWWIQHYGQRDLRTLDPALIDEARRQLETDKKRPQTIHHYLKFLRHALNLAIRDEQLDRSPFQRVKLPPVHNLRERFYSMKERRALYAALGPIWREAAELAGLTGLRWSEQFGLERSRVNVKAGHLVLATTKAGRPQTRLLNTRARELCRIQLKRAGTSRWLYPNQTKTGPIDYANFRKRIWLPACEAAGLTNARWNDWRHTFGSDLTMAGHSDRTVAHLLGHTSTQMVKRYAHLAPSHLKEAVEGLGTAKQLQTRRPSKKRKSL; encoded by the coding sequence ATGGCCCTCCCCCGCAACCCCGATCGCGGCCTCTATGCTCGCGTGAATGTTCACGGTGAGGAGCGCTGGTACGTGCGCATCGCGGTCAATGGCCGGATGCGCACCTTCGCTCCACATGGCGGTTTTCCCGCCGAGAAGGAAGCGCGGGAATTTCTCGACAACACCCGTGCCGATATCCGCAGGGGGAAATTCTTCCCCGACTCCTTCACGCGCCAAGTCCTGCCCCTCAAGGCGCTTCTTGAGCAGCAAGAAAAACGGCGCCGGAACACACCCAACAGCAAGAACGATGCGCAGTATCAGACCTGGTGGATCCAGCACTACGGCCAGCGCGACCTGCGGACGCTCGACCCGGCCCTCATCGATGAGGCGAGACGGCAATTAGAGACCGACAAGAAACGTCCGCAGACCATCCATCACTATCTCAAGTTCCTCCGCCACGCACTCAACCTCGCCATCCGGGACGAGCAGCTCGACCGTTCCCCGTTTCAACGTGTCAAGTTGCCACCGGTCCACAATCTGCGCGAGCGGTTTTATTCCATGAAAGAACGCAGGGCCCTCTATGCGGCGCTGGGGCCCATCTGGCGGGAGGCGGCGGAACTGGCAGGACTCACCGGCCTCCGTTGGTCGGAGCAGTTCGGGCTCGAACGCAGCCGCGTGAACGTGAAGGCGGGCCATCTCGTGCTGGCGACCACCAAGGCCGGACGGCCACAGACCAGGCTGCTCAATACTCGAGCCCGAGAACTCTGCCGGATCCAACTGAAACGCGCGGGCACAAGCCGCTGGCTCTATCCCAACCAGACCAAGACCGGCCCGATCGACTATGCCAATTTCCGGAAACGCATCTGGCTCCCCGCCTGTGAGGCCGCAGGCTTGACGAACGCGAGGTGGAACGACTGGCGGCACACGTTCGGCAGCGATCTCACGATGGCGGGCCATTCCGACCGCACCGTGGCCCATCTCCTCGGCCATACCAGCACGCAAATGGTCAAACGGTACGCCCACCTCGCGCCGAGCCACCTGAAGGAAGCCGTCGAAGGGTTGGGCACTGCGAAGCAACTGCAAACTCGCCGACCATCCAAAAAGCGGAAGTCGTTGTAA
- a CDS encoding glycine zipper domain-containing protein, with translation MMLITTMFPGQALVSLLLSLLMLATTSCDTLDALTESTKEKMLENKEALIGSLAGGTAGATIGGLAGKKKGAIIGGTVGLVSGGLIGNYYAKRERDRTQTTASVGYRPEQGNILTISDTLASPSVAKQGDSVKINAKYTILRPDENKATIKETREIRYNGTVVDTQTAEIQLDQGVQNITWEYPISREAKSGNYQVLTTVAIDDKNAAATATFSIK, from the coding sequence ATGATGCTCATCACGACCATGTTTCCAGGCCAAGCCCTTGTGTCCCTCCTCCTCAGTCTGCTGATGCTTGCAACCACGTCATGCGACACCCTGGACGCACTCACGGAAAGCACAAAAGAGAAGATGCTTGAGAACAAGGAAGCGCTAATCGGCAGCCTCGCCGGCGGCACAGCAGGTGCGACGATTGGGGGCCTGGCCGGGAAGAAAAAAGGAGCCATCATCGGGGGAACCGTCGGCCTCGTATCCGGTGGGCTGATTGGAAACTACTACGCCAAACGAGAGCGCGATCGGACTCAAACGACGGCCTCCGTTGGGTATCGCCCCGAACAAGGCAACATTCTGACGATCAGCGACACACTGGCATCGCCCTCTGTTGCCAAACAGGGAGACTCCGTAAAGATCAATGCCAAGTACACCATCCTCAGACCAGACGAAAACAAGGCGACCATCAAGGAAACACGTGAGATCCGTTATAATGGAACAGTCGTGGACACACAAACAGCCGAAATTCAGCTGGATCAGGGTGTGCAGAACATTACCTGGGAATATCCCATCTCCCGTGAAGCCAAATCCGGCAACTACCAAGTCTTAACCACCGTCGCCATCGATGACAAAAACGCTGCAGCCACAGCCACGTTTTCGATTAAATAA
- a CDS encoding caspase family protein, with translation MTRWLSASAWACLLLLTGTVVQSVPSGWAASPTQPEPPPSSPPLLRIEAGRHTSSILRISTDEHNRYLATVSLDKTVRIWGLPKLELQTVLRPPIGSGMKGTLYAVAISPNGLSIACGGVEGEVLIFDRETGRLTNRLHGFPNIINHLTYSRDGRWLVITLGGQQGIRLYATKTYTQVDQDSAYAAASHYAEFSHDGRLITVSDDGHLRLYEVGATSTSPLTLIGKRKLAGDRPRSASFSPDGNTLAVGFVDHPRVDLVSGKDLTALTSLPTSKVDEDQYFISVAWSGDGQGLYAAGSYQERGKTGHARGTTFIRRWTIGANKTFQDYPVSEGSIEQLLSLKNGDVIFASHDPALGAIDSSGIRTQYLGRPIPDFRGMGEEFMISEDAAVVKFAYNRGNSFTMFSLPARSFAQDPPPGLVLHGPDRGESTFTMFGLLGDDKKDLRITDWHDSPAPRLNGRPLPLQPGELSRSLAIAPDQNSFLLGTESKLRLFARDGTPRWHISVPGIAWNVTISKNGRLAVAALGDGTIRWFRLQDGQELLALYPHTDRKRWIVWTPKGYFDAETDAEALIGWHLNRGNNREAEFYDASHFFEQFYHPELVARVLHTTEADTAALQYFGQQERVNLAVGFTSPPTATITAPTLNAQLNQEEIDVTVTAEDQGGGIGEIRLYHNDKLVGADIRGIAVAADTAVRKQRTLPFHIRLIQGENNLRAVAISTARIEGKSVELRMTFNGPQKQAVLHLIAVGINQYQNSALNLNFAQPDAAGILKFFSASSSSLFRTVKITELFNNGATKTELLTKLQSLKGTAPEDVVIVYLAGHGESVGADWYFLPHEVVYPERPEEIRQKGISSQEIKDLVMQIGAKKVLLLMDACKSGFALQAFSARGVDERQALAQLARANGVHIVAASTKDQFASEVKELGHGVFTYTLLEALQGQADGSPKDGIVTVRELLAFVEARLPELSLKFKTERQYPVAESRGMDFPIAAIK, from the coding sequence GTGACGCGGTGGCTTTCGGCCTCAGCTTGGGCATGCCTGCTGCTGCTGACCGGTACAGTCGTTCAATCTGTACCGAGCGGGTGGGCCGCCTCACCGACTCAACCAGAGCCACCTCCTTCTTCACCTCCCCTCCTCCGTATCGAAGCCGGTCGGCACACCAGCAGCATTCTGCGAATCAGCACTGACGAACACAACCGCTACTTAGCAACGGTCTCCCTCGACAAGACGGTACGCATCTGGGGACTGCCGAAACTTGAGCTTCAAACCGTCCTCCGTCCACCGATCGGCAGTGGAATGAAAGGCACCTTGTATGCCGTTGCCATATCCCCCAATGGCCTCAGCATTGCGTGTGGAGGTGTGGAGGGAGAAGTCCTGATATTTGATCGGGAAACAGGGCGTCTGACCAATCGATTGCATGGCTTTCCCAACATCATCAATCATCTCACCTACTCGCGGGACGGTCGGTGGCTCGTCATTACGCTAGGAGGCCAACAGGGTATCCGGCTCTACGCCACCAAGACCTACACCCAGGTCGATCAGGACTCCGCCTATGCGGCGGCGAGCCATTATGCAGAGTTCAGCCATGACGGACGATTGATCACCGTATCGGACGATGGCCATCTTCGTCTCTACGAGGTAGGCGCAACCAGCACGTCACCGCTCACGCTCATCGGCAAACGAAAACTAGCCGGTGACCGCCCTCGTTCTGCCAGCTTCTCCCCTGACGGCAACACATTGGCGGTGGGATTTGTGGACCATCCCAGGGTGGATCTGGTATCGGGAAAGGACCTCACCGCGCTGACCTCCCTCCCCACGTCCAAAGTGGACGAAGATCAGTATTTCATATCCGTCGCATGGTCCGGCGATGGTCAAGGCCTCTATGCGGCAGGAAGTTATCAAGAACGCGGCAAGACCGGACATGCACGCGGCACGACCTTCATCCGCCGGTGGACGATCGGTGCAAACAAAACCTTCCAAGACTATCCCGTGTCAGAAGGCTCTATCGAGCAATTACTCTCCCTGAAAAACGGGGACGTGATCTTCGCCTCGCACGATCCTGCGTTGGGTGCCATCGACAGCTCCGGCATTCGCACTCAATATCTTGGCCGTCCTATTCCGGACTTTCGCGGCATGGGCGAAGAGTTCATGATCTCGGAAGATGCCGCAGTCGTGAAGTTTGCCTACAACCGCGGCAACTCGTTTACCATGTTTTCGCTCCCTGCCAGATCCTTCGCGCAAGATCCCCCGCCAGGCCTTGTGTTGCATGGCCCAGACCGTGGAGAGTCCACCTTCACGATGTTCGGGCTGCTCGGAGACGACAAGAAAGATCTCCGGATCACAGACTGGCATGACTCGCCGGCGCCTCGACTCAACGGCCGGCCGCTCCCCCTCCAGCCGGGGGAACTCTCTCGCAGTCTCGCCATCGCACCGGACCAAAACAGCTTTCTGCTCGGCACGGAATCCAAGCTACGGCTCTTCGCACGTGACGGGACCCCACGGTGGCACATTTCCGTTCCCGGCATTGCCTGGAACGTGACCATTTCGAAAAACGGTCGCCTGGCTGTCGCCGCACTAGGAGACGGCACGATCCGATGGTTTCGCCTCCAGGACGGTCAGGAACTACTGGCGCTCTACCCCCACACCGATCGAAAGCGCTGGATCGTCTGGACGCCCAAAGGCTATTTCGACGCCGAGACAGATGCGGAAGCACTCATCGGGTGGCATCTGAATCGCGGCAACAACCGCGAAGCCGAGTTCTACGATGCCTCGCACTTCTTCGAGCAGTTCTACCACCCGGAACTCGTGGCACGAGTGCTTCACACAACAGAGGCCGATACAGCCGCGCTCCAATATTTCGGCCAACAGGAGCGAGTCAACTTGGCCGTCGGATTTACTTCCCCGCCGACGGCCACCATCACGGCCCCTACGCTGAATGCCCAGTTGAACCAAGAAGAGATCGACGTGACCGTAACCGCTGAGGATCAAGGAGGCGGGATCGGCGAGATACGCCTCTACCACAACGACAAGCTCGTCGGAGCCGACATTCGCGGGATCGCCGTGGCAGCAGATACCGCGGTACGGAAGCAGCGAACCCTCCCGTTTCATATCCGCCTCATTCAGGGAGAGAACAACCTGAGAGCCGTGGCCATCAGCACGGCCAGGATCGAAGGGAAATCGGTCGAGCTGCGAATGACCTTTAACGGGCCGCAGAAACAAGCCGTCCTGCATCTCATTGCAGTCGGTATCAATCAGTATCAGAACTCTGCGTTGAACCTCAATTTCGCCCAACCTGATGCCGCGGGCATTCTGAAGTTTTTCTCTGCGTCATCGTCCAGTCTGTTTCGAACCGTCAAAATCACCGAGCTGTTCAACAACGGTGCAACCAAGACCGAGTTACTCACGAAACTCCAGAGCCTGAAAGGCACGGCTCCGGAAGACGTCGTCATCGTGTATCTTGCCGGACATGGTGAAAGTGTTGGCGCAGACTGGTACTTCCTCCCACACGAAGTCGTGTATCCCGAGCGGCCGGAAGAAATACGGCAGAAGGGCATCTCGTCACAAGAGATAAAAGACCTGGTGATGCAGATCGGAGCCAAGAAGGTGCTCTTGCTCATGGATGCCTGCAAATCGGGCTTTGCCCTGCAAGCATTTTCAGCCAGAGGCGTGGACGAACGCCAGGCCTTGGCTCAGTTGGCGCGGGCCAATGGCGTTCATATCGTGGCTGCGTCCACAAAAGATCAGTTCGCCAGCGAAGTCAAAGAACTCGGACATGGGGTGTTCACCTATACCCTCCTCGAAGCGCTCCAAGGGCAAGCCGACGGGAGCCCGAAGGACGGCATCGTCACGGTGCGAGAACTCCTCGCCTTTGTGGAAGCCCGCCTGCCAGAACTCAGCCTGAAATTCAAAACCGAACGGCAGTACCCGGTCGCCGAATCCCGTGGCATGGATTTCCCCATCGCAGCGATCAAATAA
- the mtnA gene encoding S-methyl-5-thioribose-1-phosphate isomerase, with protein sequence MVPTVEWKDGAVRLLDQSRLPEYVEFLDCRDYQTVADAIRTLKVRGAPAIGVTAAMGVALGAQTVTASDYESFATSVLVICDHLAATRPTAVNLFWAIERMKRLLASVRTQPVASIKAALLNESQVILDEDIALCKAMGQHGATLIASGQTILTHCNAGALATAGYGTALGVIRAAWEQGKKIQVIADETRPVLQGARLTAWELMQDKIPVTLITDNMAGSLMRQGKIQLCVVGADRIAANGDVANKIGTYSVAVLAKAHGIPFYVAAPYSTIDLKTKTGADIPIEQRNSLEVTTIHGSHPIAPQGVAVYNPAFDVTPAELITGIITERGVFKPADLAAQFQ encoded by the coding sequence ATGGTTCCCACTGTTGAATGGAAAGACGGCGCGGTTCGGCTACTCGATCAGAGCCGGCTGCCTGAGTATGTCGAGTTTCTGGATTGCCGCGACTACCAAACCGTCGCTGATGCGATTCGTACATTGAAAGTCAGGGGCGCTCCAGCAATCGGGGTGACTGCGGCGATGGGAGTCGCCCTCGGCGCCCAGACCGTCACGGCCTCTGACTATGAGTCCTTCGCCACATCAGTGCTCGTCATCTGCGATCATCTGGCTGCGACCAGGCCGACAGCGGTCAATCTGTTTTGGGCCATCGAACGGATGAAGCGCCTGCTCGCCTCGGTACGCACGCAGCCCGTTGCCTCGATCAAAGCAGCCTTGTTGAACGAGTCACAAGTCATTCTCGATGAAGATATCGCACTTTGTAAGGCGATGGGACAGCATGGAGCGACGCTCATCGCGAGCGGCCAAACGATCCTGACCCATTGCAATGCCGGTGCGCTGGCGACAGCCGGCTATGGCACGGCATTGGGTGTCATTCGCGCAGCCTGGGAGCAGGGGAAGAAGATTCAGGTTATTGCCGATGAAACCAGGCCGGTGTTGCAAGGCGCGCGGCTCACGGCTTGGGAGTTGATGCAGGACAAGATTCCTGTGACGCTCATCACCGACAATATGGCCGGTTCACTCATGCGCCAAGGGAAGATTCAGCTTTGCGTCGTCGGCGCCGATCGCATCGCGGCGAACGGCGATGTGGCCAACAAGATCGGCACCTATTCGGTCGCGGTGCTGGCGAAGGCGCATGGGATTCCCTTCTATGTCGCCGCGCCCTATTCCACGATCGATCTGAAGACCAAGACCGGCGCCGACATTCCCATCGAGCAACGCAATTCTCTCGAAGTCACCACCATTCACGGGAGCCATCCCATCGCACCCCAAGGGGTCGCCGTCTACAATCCAGCCTTCGACGTCACCCCGGCAGAGTTGATCACCGGCATCATCACCGAGCGCGGCGTCTTCAAGCCGGCCGATCTCGCCGCACAGTTTCAGTAA
- a CDS encoding AbrB/MazE/SpoVT family DNA-binding domain-containing protein → MKTTAQKWGNSLAVRVPKSIAEQAGLKVNDDLDIEVKKGMLILKPHLRRVYRLEDLLKRMTSENAHDEVEFGGPVGHEAL, encoded by the coding sequence ATGAAAACGACCGCTCAGAAATGGGGCAATAGCCTGGCCGTCAGAGTTCCGAAAAGCATCGCGGAGCAAGCGGGCCTCAAGGTCAACGATGATTTGGACATTGAAGTCAAAAAAGGCATGCTCATCCTGAAGCCTCACCTCCGTCGCGTGTACAGACTTGAGGACTTGCTCAAACGCATGACCTCTGAGAATGCCCACGATGAAGTCGAGTTTGGTGGCCCTGTCGGGCATGAGGCACTCTGA
- the mazF gene encoding endoribonuclease MazF: MAARKYVPDRGDIVWLQFTPQAGHEQAGHRPALVLSPASYNRRSGLMLCCPITSRVKGYPFEVALGEGEDLAGVVLADQVKSLDWKARQASKKGKVSTQVMAETLSKLHTLL; encoded by the coding sequence ATGGCAGCCAGAAAATACGTCCCTGACCGTGGAGATATCGTCTGGCTCCAATTCACGCCGCAAGCCGGACATGAACAGGCAGGACATCGCCCGGCCCTGGTCCTCTCGCCGGCCAGTTATAATCGGCGCAGCGGTTTGATGCTTTGCTGCCCGATCACCAGTCGTGTAAAGGGCTATCCATTTGAAGTGGCATTAGGAGAGGGAGAGGATTTGGCAGGCGTGGTCCTCGCCGACCAGGTCAAAAGCTTAGACTGGAAGGCCCGGCAAGCCAGCAAGAAAGGAAAAGTCTCCACACAAGTCATGGCAGAGACTTTGAGCAAATTGCACACACTACTCTGA
- a CDS encoding MraY family glycosyltransferase, giving the protein MKAIVVELSPFAVRSSWRWLTPAVLGALLGVVALAVPTVRQLFVFEGLRWLYILLFAFLGAGALTPLMVHLSHQWGLVDQPSDRKIHVYPTPRLGGVAVYLGFLGSVLLNSILPDWMIATLVAGSLLLIVGVIDDVWELPASVKLIAQLIAAGIVIATGKVLTLFPVGPVGDVANVMMTLLWIVGITNAFNFFDGMDGLATGLAILIAGFMGAVAFETNQPGVGWLAIAIIGAGVGFLPYNFRGKKPAVIFLGDGGATFLGFTLACLAVKGNWADASPIVSFSNPLLIFGVLIYDMIHITVERVAMGKVHSVKEWLDYVGKDHLHHRLERALGSRQASVAMIFLMTICLGLAALALRHAGTAEAVLLLIQACLIVVMITILEWSGRQRL; this is encoded by the coding sequence GTGAAAGCCATCGTGGTCGAGCTGTCGCCGTTCGCAGTCCGTAGCAGTTGGCGTTGGTTGACGCCTGCTGTGCTGGGGGCTTTATTGGGAGTGGTGGCCTTGGCCGTTCCCACGGTGCGGCAGCTCTTTGTCTTCGAAGGGCTTCGGTGGCTCTATATCCTCCTCTTTGCCTTTCTCGGCGCCGGTGCGTTGACGCCGCTCATGGTGCATCTCAGTCATCAGTGGGGGCTGGTCGATCAGCCCTCCGACCGGAAGATCCATGTATACCCGACTCCCAGGCTCGGTGGAGTGGCCGTCTATCTGGGTTTTCTGGGCTCGGTGCTGTTGAATTCGATTCTGCCGGACTGGATGATTGCGACGTTGGTCGCCGGATCGTTGCTCTTGATTGTCGGTGTGATCGACGATGTCTGGGAATTGCCTGCATCGGTGAAGTTGATTGCGCAACTCATCGCGGCAGGGATTGTCATTGCCACGGGGAAGGTTCTGACCCTGTTTCCTGTCGGGCCGGTTGGCGATGTGGCGAACGTGATGATGACGTTACTCTGGATCGTCGGGATCACGAACGCCTTCAATTTCTTCGACGGCATGGATGGGTTGGCTACGGGGCTGGCGATTCTCATTGCCGGATTCATGGGAGCGGTGGCGTTTGAGACGAACCAGCCGGGAGTGGGCTGGCTTGCCATCGCCATCATCGGAGCCGGGGTGGGGTTTTTGCCCTATAATTTTAGAGGAAAGAAACCGGCCGTCATTTTTCTGGGAGACGGAGGGGCGACCTTCCTCGGGTTCACGTTGGCCTGTTTGGCCGTCAAGGGGAATTGGGCAGATGCCAGTCCGATCGTCTCATTCAGCAATCCGCTCCTCATTTTCGGTGTGCTGATCTACGACATGATCCACATTACCGTAGAGCGGGTGGCGATGGGGAAAGTGCATTCCGTCAAAGAATGGCTGGACTACGTGGGGAAAGACCATCTCCACCATCGTCTTGAGCGTGCGTTGGGGTCTCGCCAGGCGAGTGTGGCGATGATCTTCCTCATGACGATTTGTCTCGGGTTGGCGGCGTTGGCGCTCCGTCACGCCGGGACGGCTGAAGCGGTACTGCTCCTCATCCAGGCCTGCTTAATTGTGGTCATGATCACGATTCTCGAATGGAGCGGACGCCAGAGACTTTGA
- a CDS encoding DegT/DnrJ/EryC1/StrS family aminotransferase, translating to MTIVAIIIPHSRPAIDEEDLRATAEVLRSGQIAQGPLVERFERDMASFMGVRGGVAVSSGTAALELALRALNVGAGDEVIMPSYVCQAPWLATQRVGAQARLVDIDLNTFNIDPLAACQAVTKKTRAIIVPHLFGLPADLTALEQIGIPLIEDCAQTLGVAEQGRPVGTVGRLTVCSFYATKLLCAGEGGMVLSNVKGDLERVRSLREYDGAPTLDPFSCNVKLTDLQASLALSQLGRFSAFHERRQILAAAYRAALSSKTAVCPTAPPGRAHGYYRYVVRLPHLRTDPDGLMGLIGTLEVQGIHCRKPVFRPLHRYLDQSGFPNSDEADRTALSIPFYPNLADDEVRQILLSLDEVLL from the coding sequence ATTGCCCAAGGGCCATTGGTCGAGCGATTCGAGCGCGACATGGCATCGTTCATGGGGGTGCGGGGTGGGGTGGCGGTCAGTTCTGGGACTGCGGCGCTGGAACTGGCGCTGCGGGCGCTCAACGTCGGCGCCGGCGACGAAGTCATCATGCCGAGTTATGTTTGCCAGGCGCCATGGCTTGCGACGCAACGGGTCGGGGCACAGGCCCGACTCGTCGATATCGACCTGAATACGTTCAATATCGACCCGCTTGCCGCCTGCCAGGCCGTGACTAAGAAGACTCGCGCGATCATCGTCCCGCATCTGTTCGGCCTGCCGGCCGATCTGACAGCACTTGAGCAGATCGGGATTCCGCTGATTGAAGATTGTGCGCAGACGTTGGGGGTTGCGGAACAGGGTCGGCCTGTCGGGACGGTAGGACGGCTCACGGTTTGTTCATTCTACGCGACGAAGCTGTTGTGCGCCGGAGAAGGTGGGATGGTGCTGTCGAATGTGAAGGGGGATCTCGAGCGAGTCCGGTCGCTGCGCGAATATGACGGCGCACCGACATTGGACCCCTTCTCTTGTAATGTGAAGCTGACCGACCTGCAAGCGTCACTTGCGCTGTCCCAGTTGGGACGGTTCTCGGCCTTTCATGAACGGCGCCAAATCCTCGCAGCAGCCTATCGTGCGGCACTCTCCTCCAAGACTGCCGTCTGCCCGACCGCGCCTCCTGGCAGGGCCCACGGATATTATCGATATGTGGTCAGACTTCCGCATCTCCGGACCGATCCCGATGGCCTCATGGGGCTGATCGGCACATTGGAGGTACAGGGGATTCATTGTCGCAAGCCCGTCTTTCGACCGCTTCACCGTTATCTGGATCAGTCCGGTTTTCCCAACAGCGACGAAGCAGACCGAACGGCCCTGTCGATTCCATTCTATCCCAATCTCGCAGACGACGAAGTCAGGCAGATTCTATTATCGTTGGACGAGGTTTTGTTGTGA